A genomic region of Dreissena polymorpha isolate Duluth1 chromosome 4, UMN_Dpol_1.0, whole genome shotgun sequence contains the following coding sequences:
- the LOC127878462 gene encoding uncharacterized protein LOC127878462: MFALLPGKSVEVYRRLFEALVRECAQIDLILQPDVLFMDHEIAPRNAARHVFPRTDVKACFFHFAQCIWRKVQSCGLTEAYRTDENVHRLVRRAAVLPLVPIEAVEDVWFNALTDVGDLDLPAAVETFTDYVTEHWIEGEKEVWNHFSTHGPRTTNNLEGWHSMLKKVIYHPHPNIYSIIRTLQEIESLSYIRQLQYSTGGTRPIKKRKYRNIDQQLVAMKGRLLDQTMTVVQYADACSYFVHL, from the coding sequence ATGTTCGCCCTACTACCAGGAAAGTCAGTGGAAGTATACAGACGGTTATTCGAAGCTCTGGTGAGAGAGTGCGCGCAGATAGATCTGATCCTTCAACCAGACGTCTTATTCATGGACCACGAGATAGCACCCAGAAATGCTGCCAGGCATGTCTTCCCAAGAACAGATGTAAAGGCCTGCTTCTTTCACTTCGCACAGTGTATTTGGAGAAAAGTTCAGTCGTGTGGACTTACTGAGGCATACAGAACCGACGAGAATGTACACCGCTTGGTACGGAGAGCAGCCGTTCTTCCGCTTGTCCCTATCGAGGCTGTGGAAGATGTGTGGTTCAATGCCCTCACAGACGTAGGAGATTTGGACCTTCCCGCAGCAGTAGAGACGTTTACCGACTATGTTACTGAACACTGGATCGAAGGCGAGAAGGAAGTATGGAACCATTTCAGCACACACGGTCCTAGAACAACCAACAACCTAGAAGGATGGCATAGTATGCTGAAGAAAGTTATCTATCATCCGCACCCGAACATATACAGTATCATCAGGACACTTCAAGAAATAGAATCCTTGAGCTACATCCGACAGCTACAATACTCAACGGGGGGCACCCGACCCATCAAGAAAAGGAAGTACAGAAACATTGACCAACAACTTGTTGCCATGAAGGGGCGCCTACTTGATCAGACTATGACTGTTGTGCAGTATGCTGATGCCTGTTCATATTTTGTACATCTTTGA